One window of Agromyces rhizosphaerae genomic DNA carries:
- a CDS encoding DoxX family protein produces the protein MPTTTSVPRTIARVLLGGALVFAGATHLTVAREEFRAQVPPWVPMDADGVVVASGVAEIGLGAALVALPKERRRVGWIVAAFFAAIFPGNIAQYTERRDGFGLDTDRKRFGRLFFQPVLIAWALWSTGALKRG, from the coding sequence ATGCCAACGACGACCTCGGTTCCCCGCACCATCGCCCGCGTGCTGCTCGGCGGCGCGCTCGTCTTCGCCGGCGCGACGCACCTCACCGTCGCGCGCGAGGAGTTCCGCGCCCAGGTGCCGCCATGGGTGCCGATGGACGCCGACGGGGTGGTCGTCGCCTCGGGGGTCGCCGAGATCGGCCTGGGGGCGGCGCTCGTCGCGCTGCCGAAGGAGCGCCGCCGCGTCGGCTGGATCGTCGCCGCGTTCTTCGCCGCGATCTTCCCGGGCAACATCGCCCAGTACACGGAGCGCCGCGACGGGTTCGGCCTCGACACCGACCGCAAGCGGTTCGGCCGGCTGTTCTTCCAGCCGGTGCTCATCGCCTGGGCGCTCTGGTCGACGGGCGCGCTGAAGCGCGGCTGA
- the sufU gene encoding Fe-S cluster assembly sulfur transfer protein SufU, whose protein sequence is MSGLDQLYQQIILDHSKRPHGVGLVDGEETSHQLNTTCGDEVTLALRRDGDGRVVAVGWEGQGCSISQASASMLSALLEEEQEGMTDAELTAFIEEFRTVLRSRGTLELDEERFGDAAALGGASRYVARVKCAMLPWVAAEDLVQRHAARG, encoded by the coding sequence ATGAGCGGCCTCGACCAGCTGTACCAGCAGATCATCCTCGACCACTCGAAGCGCCCGCACGGCGTCGGGCTCGTCGACGGCGAGGAGACGAGCCACCAGCTCAACACGACCTGCGGTGACGAGGTCACGCTCGCGCTGCGCCGCGACGGCGACGGCCGGGTGGTCGCGGTCGGCTGGGAGGGCCAGGGCTGCTCCATCTCGCAGGCGAGCGCGTCGATGCTGTCCGCGCTGCTCGAGGAGGAGCAGGAGGGCATGACCGACGCCGAGCTCACGGCCTTCATCGAGGAGTTCCGCACGGTGCTGCGCTCGCGCGGCACGCTCGAGCTCGACGAGGAGCGCTTCGGCGATGCGGCCGCGCTCGGCGGCGCGTCGCGCTACGTCGCGCGGGTGAAGTGCGCGATGCTGCCGTGGGTCGCCGCGGAGGACCTCGTGCAACGGCACGCGGCACGGGGCTGA
- a CDS encoding FAD-binding protein translates to MGDVQRNWAGNLVYATKRVVAPASVDELADVVRSAADAGTAIRALGTRHSFNRIADTDGLLVATGGLPADVAIDADRRVVRVSAGLRYGDLGSRLQLEGWALANLASLPHISIAGAIATGTHGSGDRVGTLSSAVAGLELVAAAGDPVVLRRGNPDFDGAVVGIGALGIVTHVELDIVPTFDIAQTVYERLPLDAVLADLDAVTGAGYSVSMFHSWREPDVLDQAWVKRRADAPGPWPDALLGARAAERKLDPLGAPDPEHCTEQLGEPGPWIDRLPHFKLEFTPSKGEELQSEFLVPRRHAADAIAAVRGLAASVAPLVYVTEIRTMAADDLWLSPAAGTGAVGIHFTWKQDQPAVEALLPVLGDALAPFAARPHWGKLFDVAQAAPRMQELYPHWRDFADLRERYDPRGVFRNDFLARLGL, encoded by the coding sequence ATGGGGGACGTGCAGCGCAACTGGGCGGGCAATCTCGTCTACGCGACCAAACGGGTGGTCGCGCCCGCCTCGGTCGATGAGCTGGCCGACGTGGTGCGCTCCGCGGCCGACGCGGGCACGGCCATCCGCGCGCTCGGCACGCGGCACTCGTTCAACCGCATCGCCGACACCGACGGCCTGCTCGTCGCCACCGGCGGGCTGCCGGCCGACGTCGCGATCGACGCCGACCGGCGCGTGGTGCGCGTCTCCGCCGGGCTCCGCTACGGCGATCTCGGCAGCCGCCTCCAACTGGAGGGCTGGGCGCTCGCCAACCTCGCGTCGCTGCCGCACATCTCGATCGCCGGGGCGATCGCGACCGGCACGCACGGCTCGGGCGACCGGGTCGGCACGCTCTCCAGCGCGGTGGCCGGGCTCGAGCTCGTGGCCGCCGCAGGCGACCCGGTGGTGCTGCGCCGGGGCAACCCTGACTTCGACGGCGCGGTCGTCGGCATCGGCGCCCTCGGAATCGTGACCCACGTCGAGCTCGACATCGTGCCGACCTTCGACATCGCGCAGACCGTCTACGAGCGCCTGCCGCTCGACGCGGTGCTCGCCGACCTCGACGCGGTCACCGGCGCCGGCTACAGCGTCTCGATGTTCCACTCGTGGCGCGAGCCCGACGTGCTCGACCAGGCGTGGGTGAAGCGGCGGGCGGATGCCCCGGGGCCGTGGCCCGACGCACTGCTCGGCGCCCGCGCGGCCGAGCGCAAGCTCGATCCGCTCGGTGCACCCGATCCCGAGCACTGCACCGAGCAGCTCGGCGAGCCGGGCCCGTGGATCGATCGCCTGCCGCACTTCAAGCTCGAGTTCACGCCCTCGAAGGGGGAGGAGCTGCAGTCGGAGTTCCTCGTGCCGCGCCGCCACGCGGCCGATGCCATCGCGGCGGTGCGCGGGCTCGCGGCATCCGTCGCCCCGCTCGTGTACGTGACGGAGATTCGCACGATGGCCGCCGACGACCTCTGGCTCTCGCCCGCGGCGGGCACCGGCGCGGTCGGCATCCACTTCACCTGGAAGCAGGACCAGCCTGCGGTCGAGGCCCTGCTGCCCGTGCTCGGGGATGCGCTCGCGCCGTTCGCCGCGCGCCCGCACTGGGGCAAGCTGTTCGACGTGGCGCAGGCCGCACCCCGCATGCAGGAGCTGTACCCGCACTGGCGCGACTTCGCCGACCTGCGCGAGCGGTACGACCCCCGCGGCGTGTTCCGCAACGACTTCCTCGCGCGACTCGGCCTCTGA
- a CDS encoding thioredoxin family protein gives MPTKTITESDLTATIRDNDIVLLDFWAAWCGPCRAFAPVFERASEEHPDIVFGKIDTEAEQALAAGFRITSIPTLMAFRDGIIVFAQPGALGAPQLEQVISGVRALDMDQVRAEVEAQRAAREQSA, from the coding sequence ATGCCCACCAAGACCATCACCGAGTCCGACCTGACCGCGACCATCCGCGACAACGACATCGTGCTGCTCGACTTCTGGGCCGCGTGGTGCGGGCCGTGCCGCGCCTTCGCGCCGGTGTTCGAGCGCGCCTCGGAGGAGCACCCCGACATCGTCTTCGGCAAGATCGACACCGAGGCCGAGCAGGCACTCGCTGCCGGGTTCCGCATCACGTCGATCCCGACGCTCATGGCGTTCCGCGACGGCATCATCGTCTTCGCCCAGCCCGGCGCGCTCGGCGCCCCGCAGCTGGAGCAGGTCATCTCGGGCGTGCGTGCGCTCGACATGGACCAGGTGCGCGCCGAGGTCGAGGCCCAGCGCGCCGCGCGCGAGCAGTCGGCGTGA
- a CDS encoding YgaP family membrane protein, whose product MTSRLVRALRSTNCSARPVDRLVRAIGAVFVGAVAVSIWDNLWCAIPAAICATLLAIGAVTGWCPDNLLHAGRDVEPNHLGYEEARQPLLEGERERVSR is encoded by the coding sequence GTGACCAGCCGGCTGGTCCGCGCACTGCGGTCGACCAACTGCAGCGCACGCCCCGTCGACCGTCTCGTCCGTGCGATCGGCGCCGTCTTCGTCGGCGCCGTCGCCGTGAGCATCTGGGACAACCTGTGGTGTGCCATCCCCGCGGCGATCTGCGCGACCCTGCTCGCGATCGGCGCGGTCACCGGATGGTGCCCCGACAACCTGCTGCACGCGGGGCGCGACGTCGAGCCGAACCACCTCGGCTACGAGGAGGCCCGGCAGCCGCTGCTCGAGGGCGAGCGGGAGCGCGTCTCGCGCTGA
- the menC gene encoding o-succinylbenzoate synthase, whose amino-acid sequence MRIEQVVLHRVAMPLVRPFETSFGTQAARDVLLVHVRSDVGDGWGECVAGADPLYSSEYVEGAAHVLRTYLVPALLAQPEVTAESVAETLAFVAGHRMAKAALEAAVLDAQLRAEGMSMGTYFGAEREWVDCGVSVGIAGSIDELLDEVAGYIEEGYRRIKLKVKPGWDLLPVNAVREELGPDRLLQVDANSAYRAHDIPLLAELDAFRLVLIEQPFPEEDIATHAALAAEIETPVCLDESILDADVALDAIERGATSVINIKAGRVGGYLEAVRVHDLCRAVDVSVWCGGMLETGVGRAANVALAALPGFTLPGDTSASRRYFADDLTEPFELGTGEHRGQLRVPDGPGTGVTVRDDLLRAWATREPEVLRRA is encoded by the coding sequence ATGCGCATCGAACAGGTCGTACTGCACCGGGTGGCCATGCCGCTCGTGCGCCCCTTCGAGACGTCGTTCGGCACGCAGGCCGCGCGAGACGTGCTGCTCGTGCACGTGCGCAGCGACGTGGGCGACGGCTGGGGCGAGTGCGTGGCGGGCGCCGACCCGCTGTACAGCTCCGAGTACGTCGAGGGGGCCGCGCACGTGCTGCGCACCTACCTCGTGCCCGCCCTGCTCGCGCAGCCCGAGGTGACCGCGGAGTCGGTCGCCGAGACGCTCGCGTTCGTGGCCGGCCACCGCATGGCCAAGGCCGCGCTCGAGGCGGCGGTGCTCGACGCGCAGCTGCGGGCCGAGGGCATGTCGATGGGGACGTACTTCGGCGCCGAGCGCGAGTGGGTCGACTGCGGCGTCTCGGTGGGCATCGCGGGCTCGATCGACGAGCTCCTCGACGAGGTCGCGGGCTACATCGAGGAGGGGTACCGCCGCATCAAGCTCAAGGTGAAGCCGGGCTGGGACCTGCTGCCGGTGAACGCCGTGCGCGAGGAGCTCGGGCCCGACCGCCTGCTCCAGGTCGACGCGAACAGCGCCTACCGCGCCCACGACATCCCGCTGCTCGCCGAGCTCGACGCGTTCCGGCTCGTGCTGATCGAGCAGCCGTTCCCCGAGGAGGACATCGCGACGCACGCGGCGCTCGCGGCCGAGATCGAGACGCCGGTCTGCCTCGACGAGTCGATCCTCGACGCCGACGTCGCGCTCGACGCGATCGAGCGCGGTGCGACGAGCGTGATCAACATCAAGGCCGGCCGCGTCGGCGGGTACCTCGAGGCGGTGCGCGTGCACGACCTGTGCCGCGCGGTCGACGTGTCCGTCTGGTGCGGCGGCATGCTCGAGACCGGCGTCGGCCGGGCGGCCAACGTGGCGCTCGCCGCACTGCCGGGCTTCACGCTGCCGGGCGACACCTCGGCGTCGCGGCGCTACTTCGCCGACGACCTGACGGAGCCCTTCGAGCTCGGCACGGGGGAGCACCGGGGGCAGCTGCGGGTGCCCGACGGCCCCGGCACGGGCGTCACGGTGCGCGACGACCTGCTGCGGGCGTGGGCGACGCGCGAGCCCGAGGTGCTGCGGCGGGCGTGA
- a CDS encoding GNAT family N-acetyltransferase produces the protein MTAPEPPKRDRLVIRPYRPADHHAVSEICVRTAMAGGDARGAYSDDALMPDVYARPYLAFAPDLAFVADDGGRVVGYVLGVADTDAFVEWWRREWLPEFRERHPEPGPPTDRGPAYTEAQLVADGRRPERMRIPELAGYPAHLHVDLLPEAQGRGLGRSLIDALRSALAARGVPGVHLSMDPANVGARAFYDRLGFVELPSSTAEAPVLGIATS, from the coding sequence GTGACCGCACCCGAACCCCCGAAGCGCGACCGACTCGTGATCCGGCCGTACCGGCCCGCGGACCACCACGCCGTGTCGGAGATCTGCGTGCGCACCGCCATGGCCGGCGGCGACGCGCGCGGTGCGTACTCCGACGACGCGCTCATGCCCGACGTCTACGCACGCCCTTACCTCGCGTTCGCGCCGGACCTCGCCTTCGTGGCCGACGACGGCGGGCGGGTCGTCGGCTACGTGCTCGGCGTCGCCGACACCGACGCGTTCGTCGAGTGGTGGCGACGCGAGTGGCTGCCGGAGTTCCGCGAGCGGCACCCGGAGCCGGGTCCGCCCACGGACCGCGGGCCCGCGTACACCGAGGCGCAGCTCGTCGCCGACGGGCGACGGCCCGAGCGCATGCGCATCCCCGAGCTCGCCGGGTACCCGGCGCACCTGCACGTCGACCTGCTGCCGGAGGCCCAGGGCCGTGGCCTCGGACGCAGCCTCATCGACGCCCTCCGATCGGCGCTCGCCGCCCGCGGGGTGCCCGGCGTGCACCTCTCGATGGACCCCGCCAACGTCGGCGCCCGCGCGTTCTACGACCGGCTCGGCTTCGTCGAACTGCCGTCGAGCACGGCGGAAGCGCCGGTGCTCGGCATCGCGACGAGCTGA
- a CDS encoding aminoglycoside phosphotransferase family protein: MAVSASPERPAAVGAATLRGRVGPPTRAADVVLESWLDRWRLAADGLPIETRTSRLLPVRTEEGVVAMLKVSRSDEEQRGGSVLAAWGGAGAAPVLRVDGDALLVVRATGGRNLVTMVEAGRDEAATRVLCATAARLHAASGAVRDVADDQLVPLAKWFRDLSPQSDLLGPFHRRGAGIAAELLDEQTEIVALHGDLHHGNVLDFGASGWLAIDPKGLVGDRAFDYCNLFCNPGHLIPVARGRLEATLKVVTDASGLAPRRMLRWLVAWCALSSTWYAVDDDPVHAASVTAIGELAADLLDRDSRG; this comes from the coding sequence ATGGCGGTATCCGCGTCACCCGAGCGCCCGGCCGCGGTCGGCGCTGCGACCCTGCGCGGTCGCGTCGGTCCCCCGACGCGCGCCGCCGACGTGGTGCTGGAGTCGTGGCTCGACCGCTGGCGACTCGCGGCCGACGGACTGCCGATCGAGACCCGCACGAGCCGCCTGCTGCCGGTGCGCACCGAGGAGGGCGTCGTGGCGATGCTCAAGGTGAGCCGCAGCGACGAGGAGCAGCGCGGCGGCTCGGTGCTCGCGGCATGGGGCGGCGCGGGCGCGGCGCCCGTGCTGCGGGTCGACGGCGACGCGCTGCTCGTGGTGCGCGCGACGGGCGGCCGGAACCTCGTGACGATGGTCGAGGCGGGGCGCGACGAGGCGGCCACCCGGGTGCTCTGCGCCACCGCGGCGCGGCTGCACGCGGCATCCGGAGCCGTTCGCGACGTCGCCGACGACCAGCTGGTGCCGCTCGCGAAGTGGTTCCGCGACCTCTCGCCGCAGTCGGACCTGCTCGGGCCGTTCCATCGGCGGGGTGCCGGCATCGCCGCCGAGCTGCTCGACGAGCAGACCGAGATCGTCGCGCTGCACGGCGACCTGCACCACGGCAACGTGCTCGACTTCGGCGCGTCGGGCTGGCTCGCGATCGATCCCAAGGGACTGGTCGGCGACCGCGCGTTCGACTACTGCAACCTGTTCTGCAACCCCGGCCACCTCATCCCGGTGGCCCGGGGCAGGCTCGAGGCCACGCTGAAGGTCGTGACGGATGCCTCGGGGCTCGCGCCTCGGCGGATGCTGCGCTGGCTCGTGGCGTGGTGCGCCCTGTCGTCGACCTGGTACGCCGTCGACGACGACCCGGTGCACGCGGCGTCGGTGACCGCGATCGGGGAGCTCGCCGCGGACCTGCTGGACCGCGATTCGCGCGGGTGA